A stretch of DNA from Melioribacteraceae bacterium 4301-Me:
GAAAAAATCTTTTTCGTAACTCATTACCCAATTGATAACAGCATCGATAATTGGTACGAAGTTTTAGACAGGATGAAAAGTTACAATATTCAGGCTTTTTTATTTGGGCATGGACATAAAAATGCAACTTATGATTTTGAAGGCATACCGGGTGTTATGAGCAGGTCGAATTTGCGTGCAAAAGACAGCTTGGGTGGATACACAATAGCCGAGATTGTTGATGATACAATTAAGTTTTATGAAAAAACTCCGCTTACAAGCAACAAAAGATATTGGTATAAAATTGCTCTTGGTAATCATCACTATGATAAATCATTCAAATTAGAGAGACCAGATTTTTCCGTTAATGAACGTTATCCTAATGTCAAAGAAAAATGGATTTTTAATTCCGGATTTACAAATGCTTCTTCTCCAGCAATATGGCAAAATTCAGTTTTTACTGCTGATGCTTCTGGAAAGCTTTATAAATTGTCACTGAATGATGGAAACATACAAGGTACTTTTGAGGCGAGAGGACCTATCTACTCATCACCGGCTATAAGTAACAACTTAGTAGTTTTCGGTTCGGCAGATAGTAATATTTATTGTATTGATGCTGAGACAGAAACAATAATTTGGAAAATAAAAACTAACGCTGCAGTCTTAGGCTCACCATCAATTGACAACAATATTGTTTACATAGGTGGAAGTGATAGGAAGTTTAGAGCAATAAATTTAAAAACCGGCGAGATAATTTGGTCATTTGACAATCTTAAAGGATTTGTAGAGACGAAACCCTTGATTTACAATAACAAAGTAATTTTTGGCGCTTGGGACTCATATTTGTATTGTCTGAATAAAATTAACGGTGAATTACTTTGGAAGTGGGAAGGAGATCAAAAAGGTGTGCTCTATTCGCCCGCTGCATGTTGGCCAGTAGCTGCTCGTAATGTAGTATTTATTGCAGCGCCTGATAGAAAATTAACAGCAATTAACGTTAACTCGGGAAAACAGCTATGGCGAACTGCAAAGTATCAAGTGAGAGAGACAATTGGAATTTCTGAAGATAGTACTAAAATTTTTATAAGAACAATGCGAGACTCAATTATTGCTCTTCCAACTAAATTTGAAACTGAAACGGTACCTCAACCATTATGGGTTACTAATGCTGATTTTGGTTACGATATCAATTCCGCTCAATTGATAGAAAAAGATGGTGTCTTATTTTATGGAACTAAAAACGGATTGCTCATTGCGCTTGATTCGCCAACAGGCAAAATTCTTTGGAAACATAAAATTGGTGTAAGTGTCGTCAACACAATTACACCGCTAGATAAAAATCGAATTGTGTTGAACGATATTGATGGAAGAACTATGCTCGTAGAGTGTGAAGGTAAAAGGTAAAAGGAAAAAGGTAAAAGGAAAAAGGCAAAAGGTAAAAGGAAAAAGGTAAATCATAGAAAAATGCTTATGAAAAAGAACTTATTACTTCTACTTACTATTTTACTTGCAGCATGTACATCAGTCAAAGAAATTCAAAAACCCCCTAAGAAGGCTGCTCTTCCAGAACTGCTTTCTGACATGCAAAATTTAATTAAAGAAAATAAGTTCAGTATTAAATTCCCAAAAGGCAGCGAATTTACAAAATATGAAATTGATAGCCTTAACAATGAAATTATTATCAATGCTAATAAAGAATTTTCTTTTCAGCCTTTTAGAGAAGATAATGTAAATGAAATTTATAATTCAATAAAAGATTTTTTGGGTGATGAATATTCTCGATATAAAATAGTGGTTAAGTCACTTGGCACTCCAATAGAAGAATTAATCCCGAATTTCTACAGAAAAAAAATTCAAAGAGATACAAGCCGATTATTTACAAAGCAATTCCGACCTTTAAGCATAGTTAGAAATATTAGCAAACCATACTACCCAACAAAAGGCTTATATAATAGGAACATTGCTCTTTGGGCTAGTCACGGACGTTATTATAACAAAAAACTTGATAGGTGGATGTGGCAGAGAGCGAGGTTATTTCAGACTGTTGAAGATTTAGGTCCAACTGCCTTCGTAATCCCATATTTAATCCCAATGCTTGAAAATGCTGGTGCTAATGTATTTACTCCACGTGAAAGAGATATTCAAACAAGTGAAGTGATAGTAGATAACGATGATAATTCTGATAGTTTTGTTTTGCAAGACACCAAGAACAATAAATGGAAAATCGGTGAGGGTTCAGCTTTTGCTTTTGGTAGTCCTCCTTATAAATCAGACTATAACCCATTTGAACATGGCACTCATTTAATTATTCGTTCAGAAAATAAAATTACAGCAACGGCAACTTACATCCCAAATATTCCCAAAGACGGTGAATATGCTGTGTACGTTAGCTATCATTCATCAGATAAAAATGTAAATGATGCACATTACACAGTTTATCATGCAGGCGGCAAGACTGAATTCGAAGTTAACCAGCAAATTGGCGGTAGTACATGGATATATCTTGGCAAATCTAAATTTAAGAAGGGAGTTAATCCATCGATTGGTAAAGTGGTTGTTGATAATAAAAGTGATACTCCAGGTAAACTAATTTCTGTTGATGCAGTTCGTTTCGGTGGGGGTATGGGAATTATTGAACGTAACGGTAAAACAAGCGGATTGCCCAAATTTATGGAAGGAGCTCGGTACTTTTTGCAATTTTCTGGCATGCCAGATACATTAGTTTACAACCTCAACGGTGATACTTTGGATTACAACGACGATTATCAATCAAGAGGAGAGTGGGTTAATTATCTTACTGGTGCACCTTATGGACCAAACAAAGATAGAAAAGCAAAAGGACTTGGTATTCCAATTGACCTTTCACTTGCATTTCATACAGACGCTGGAGTAAATCAGAACGACTCTACTATTGGTACTTTGTCGATTTACAGCATACCAGATTTTGATTCAAATAAAGTTTTTCCAGATGGGACATCAAGACTTGCTAATAGAGATTTAGCAGACATTTTACAGACACAAATTGTTAATGACTTAAGAGAAAAATATGATTCATTGTGGACAAGAAGAGCGTTACGAGATGCAATGTACAGTGAAGCAGCTCGTCCCAATGTTCCATCAGTTCTTCTTGAGCTGCTTTCTCACCAAAATTATTACGATTGCAAGTTTCAATTAGATCCCAGATTTAGATTTGATGTTTGCAGAGCAATCTACAAAGCTATGGTTAAATTTATTGCTTCAGAATATAATACCGATTATGTTATTCAACCTTTACCTGTCACAGACTTTTATACAGAATTAGATCAAGACGGAAATATTAAATTATCATGGAGACCACAACTTGATGAATTAGAGCCAACGGCTATTCCCAAAAAATATATTGTTTATAGAAGAATTGGTGATGGCGGTTTTGATAATGGTACCTTAGTCGATGATACAACTTATACTTTTACGGATACTAAAAAAAATGTTATTTACAGCTTTAAAGTTACTGCTGTAAATGAAGGTGGTGAGAGTTTCCCGTCGGAAGTATTATCAGCTTGCAGTTTTGGTAAGGATAAGCAACCTGTTTTAATTGTAAATGGCTTTGATAGAATTGCCCCACCTTATTCCGTTGAAAGCAAAAATTTTACTGGCTTCTTGAATATAGTTGATCCAGGTGTGCCAGATAAATATGATCTTGGCTTTACAGGTTACCAACATAATTTTGATCCTTCAATAAATTGGACATCGGATGATATGCCTGGACTTGGTGCAAGTTATGCGGATTATGAATCCAAAATAATTGCTGGTAATAGTTTTGATTATCCATTCATTCATGGTAAAACAATTGTGGCAAATGGCTATTCCTTTGTTTCTTCAAGCGATGAAGCAGTTTGGAATGGATATGTAAATTTATCTAAATATAAATTTGTTGATTTTATAATGGGTGAAGAAAAAGAAACTCCATGGCAGTCAAATTATGCTAATATAAAATATGGAGAACAGTTTAAAGCTTTTCCCTATTCACTTCAAAAGAAAATTTCAGAATATCTCAATTCAGGCGGGAATATTTTTGTCTCTGGTTCTTATATAGGCACTGATTTATTTTGGAATAAAGGTAATGACAACAAAGATGTTGTGTTTGGTAAAAATTATTTGAGATACAAGCTTTCTACAGACCATGCAGTCCGTATAGGAAAAGTCTATGCTAACAGCGATATTGTTTTCCCAAACGGTTTTGAAATAGATTTTAATACTTCATTAAATGATTCAATTTACGCAGTGAGCGCTCCAGATGCGCTTGGTGAGATAAATGGCAGCAAGACAATTCTAAGGTATTCCGAAAGTGATACTGGTGCGGGTGTTGCTTATAAAGAAAATTACGGCGTCGTAGCTTTTGGTTTTCCATTCGAGACAATTCTTGATTATAAAAAACAAACTGAGGTAATGAAGTACATATTGAATTACCTCATTAAAAATTAGAATAATTGCTATTATTTTTTTATCGAAAGATAATAGTAGGATTAATCAATAAATTTATAAACAATTATGAGTGTTTATGGAAACCAAAACGGAAAGATTATTATCGTTAGATATTTTTCGCGGGATGACAATTTTAGGAATGATACTTGTCAATAATCCTGGGTCATGGTCTAATGTCTACCCGCCGCTTCTTCATGCAAAATGGAATGGATGCACACCCACAGACATTATTTTCCCATTCTTTTTATTTATAGTTGGTGTAACAACAACCTTTTCTCTTTCTAAGTACAGAATTAATGGTAATAATAAAGAAGCTTATATTCGATTGCTGCGCCGAAGTGCGAGTATATTTCTGTTGGGTCTTTTTATGGCAGGGTTCCCTCATTTTGATTTTACTACGATAAGAATTCCTGGTGTTTTGCAACGTATAGCGGTAGTTTATTTTTTCACCGCTTTAATTTTCTTAAATGTTAAAAAAGAAAAAATTATTTACATAATTGCTGGATTGCTGCTTTTTTACTGGGCTATTATGACTCTTATTCCTGTGCCTGGAGTTGGTTACTCTAATCTTGAGCCCTCTACAAATTTAGGTGCTTGGTTGGATAGATTACTTTTAGGAGGTCATCTGTGGAGTCAATCAAAAACTTGGGATCCCGAAGGAATATTAAGCACAATACCTGCTATTGGGACCGCACTAATAGGCGTATTAACTGGCTATTGGCTGAAAAGTGATAACGATAAAACTACTAAAACCGTAATGATGTTTTTTTACGGTAGCATCTTAATGGCTGTAGGTTATGTATGGGATTTTTTCTTTCCTATTAACAAAAGTTTGTGGACTAGCTCGTATGTAGTTTACACTGGCGGTTTAGCCTTAATTTTTTTAGCTGCTTGTTATTGGCTTATTGATGTAAAAGATGTTAAATGGTGGATTAAACCTTTTCATATCTATGGAACAAATGCAATAGCAGTTTTCTTTCTTTCTGGAATTTTGGCTGTAATTATGGGTATGATTAAAATTACTGAAAGTAACGGCGAAGTAATTTCTCTTAAGTCTTTTTTATTTAAAAATATTTTTCTGCAGATTGCAAATCCAATAAACGCATCTTTACTCTTTGCTATATCTTACGTTCTGCTTTGGCTCTTTTTAATGTGGCTTTTATATAGAAAAAAGATTTTTATAAAACTGTAAGTGTTAACTTGAACTTTGATTATTAACAGTAGGTGCGCAATGAAAAAATTACTTTTTTTATTAATTTGTTATATGACTATCTCAGTAGCACAAACAAAATATAACAATATCAACGAGGCAATTCGGAATGGCGAGTTTAAAAAAGCAGAACAATTAATCGATAGTTTAATATACGCGGAAAATTTGTCAGAAGAAGAAATTTATGAGCTGAATTTTGAAAAAGAAAAAATGGAAAGAATAAGAAAAGATTTTACTAAAACGTTGCCAGATATTTTAACATACGTGAAAAAGTATTATCCTAATGTTAGCGATTCGGATATTAGAAAATGGGAAGAGGATGGCAGTCTCGAATATAAAATTATTGATGGTACAAAATATTATTTCAACAGAGCAGCACAAAATCTTTTTAGAATAAATAAAGACGCTAAAAAAAAGAAAAAAGAAGTTGACGGTAATCAAAAAGATAAATTAGATGTTTTTTTGGAAAGCTATTTGCCAAAAGTTGTTAGTGAAGCGAATTCTAAAAACTTTTCTCTAGTTAAACCTGAACGAATTAAAATTACTTATAGGTTAACCGTTCATTCTGATGCTGTGCCACCTGGTGAAGTAATTAGGTGTTGGCTACCATATCCACGAGAAGAACATGCTCGTCAAACGAATATTAAATTAATTCAAGTTAATTCAGATAATTATTTAATTGCACCCAGCAAATATCTGCAGCGTACAATTTATATCGAAAAGAAAGCAGTAGCTAACAAGCCGACAATTTTCGAATATAGCTTAGAATATGTTGGTAAAAACCAATTTACCAAAATTGATGTATCTAAAATAAAACCTTACGATACAAGCTCTGCTTTATATAAAAAATATACTGCAGAAAGAAAACCGCATATTGTTTTTACAGATAAAATAAAGAACTTATCTCGTGAAATTATCGGAAATGAAACAAACAAATATTTAATTGCTAAAAAAATTTATGAGTGGATAAATGATAACATTCCTTGGGCGGGTGCAAGAGAGTACTCTACAATTGATAATATTTCCGATTATTGTATTACTAATGGTCATGGTGATTGTGGAATAAAGACACTTTTGTTTATGACTTTGGCCAGGTACAATGGGATACCTACAAAATGGCAAAGCGGATGGATGTTACATCCCGATAATGTGAACTTGCATGATTGGTGTGAAATGTATTTGGAAGGTTACGGCTGGCTGCCTGTGGATCAATCATTCGGTTTGAAAAATTCTGATAACCAAGATGTAAAATGGTTTTACTTTGGCAGTACAGATGCTTATCACTTTATTGTAAATGATGATTATTCAGATGATTTGTTTCCAGCAAAAATCTATCCAAGAAGTGAAACTGTTGACTTTCAACGAGGTGAAGTTGAATGGAAAGCTGGCAATCTCTATTTCGATAAATGGGATTATAATATGGAGGTAGAGTACTTGAAATAACAGATAAATTTTGAATCAAAACTATGCTGTTTAAATTAATTTTTCATTCCTTGTAGCGCAGACTTTAGTCTGTGAACTTGCCTGCAGTAAGCAGTGAATAAAATATAAATGCAATTATAATAACAACAGACTTTAGTCTGTTTTACATTTAGATTACCTTCAGAAGAGCGGAATGAGTTATTTTATTTTTTGAAAAAAATCACGTACATGCGACAAACTCGCATGAGTGAATTTTTATAATAAAAAATTATTTTGGACAGATATGTTATATACAAGGACATAGTTAATTTTTTCATATTCTATTGCATAATTTGGGTTTATAGTATGGACAGGCTTTTTAACCTGTTAAAAATATTTACAGCCTTATAACTCTGTATTATGCAACTTCAGTTTTTGATGGAACTATACACCAAGTGGTGAATGCTCAATGTCATTCCCGTGACACTTGGCCTCCCACGAAGTGGTGAATTCTCAACGAAAGTGGGGAACGGGAATCCATTGATTTGGTTGAAGATTCCCGCTTTCGCGAGAATGACAAACAGTGAAGTTGGGAATCCGCCACTCCACAAAGTGGTGAATTCTCATTGTGGGTGAATTCTAAAAATACCTTATTCTTTTCTTTACTACCTTAGTAACCTCAGTAAGAAAAAAAGACCAAACCTTATTAGCTTATTGAAAAATTACCATGCTTGCAGCAGCAAGTCTGTGAAAACTTGTGCTGAGTTAGCGAAGCATCCGTTAAAACCTGACTGCTCAGGCAGGTCTGTGTTGTCCGTGTTCTACTTTCTAACTTGTCCGCCGCATTCTGGCGGAAAAATTTTACTTTTTAGTCAGACCCTATCTATAAAAAGAGATAATCCCACCAGACCAGAAAGTGTGGTCATCCACTTTGTGGGTGAATTCTTATTGATATAAAAAATTATAAAGTATGCGAGTTGTAAAGAAGAATAAAAGGCGCACAAGAATTATCTATTACACAGCTTTTTAAAACCAAACTTAACCACTGCAGTTAAATAAGAAAAAATGAATCATCAAAATCATTAATCAACTATCCATTTAACACTAGCTGTAAACATTATTAATTATCTCAGCTTCCAATCCAAAGCAATGTTTTTAAAGAAATTTTGTTTAACGTTTCAAAATTCTTTAGGAACTTTAGAAAGTCCTATTCCTGGCTCTTCATTCAAAACAATTTTTCCGTTCACTATTTTTGTACCTTCAAACGGGTCGTTGCTTATTAATAGATTGCCGTCTAAATCAGCCCAATGCACTTCAGGTGATAATTGTGAAGCAGCAGAAATAGCGCACGAAGTTTCTGTCATACATCCCAGCATTACTTTCATGCCCAATGATTTAGCTAAGTCGAGCATTTTATGTGCTTCCCGCAAGCCAGTGCATTTCATTAATTTTATGTTTATTCCTGAATAGACCCCATGTGCTTTAATAACATTGGGTAATCGTTGAACAGACTCATCACCAAAAGTTGGAATAGGGCTGTGTTCGGTTAACCATGCCATGTCATCTACTTGTTCTTTAGGCAGTGGTTGTTCGATTAATTTTACGTTTCTTTCGTTAAGCCAGTGAATCATATCAAGAGCAAATTGTTTATCGTGCCAGCCTTGATTAACGTCTGTTATAATTGGCTTATCAGTAACCGAACGAATAGTTTCAATCATTTCTTTGTCGTTATCACCGCCAAGTTTTACTTTTAAGATTTTATACTCTTCAGCTTCTTTTACTTTTTGTCTTACAACATCAGGTTTATCGATACCAATTGTAAAAGAAATGTAGGGAGTTTTCTTTTTATCATAACCCCAGATTTTATGCCATGGTTTGCCAAGTAATTTCCCTACGAGGTCGTGTAAAGCAATATCCACAGAAGCCTTAGCAGCAGTATTTTTTTCTTCAATTGAATCGACATATTCTAAAATGTCTTCCAGTTCAAATGGGTCATTAAATTGTGATAAATCTACTTTAGAAAGAAATTTTGTTGCTGTTTCTTGAGATTCACCCAAATATGGCGGCATTGATGCTTCGCCATATCCTGCAATGCCGTCATATTCAATTTTAGTTAACATAACTGGGGTTGTTGTTCTTGAACTAACTGCTATTGTAAATACGTGTTTTAATTGTAAAGTATAGGGTTTGAAAGTAAGTTTCATTTTTTTATTACTCTTAATTATAGAAATATTTTTTGAAAACAAATCATTTGATAATCCCCCCAATAACAGCGAACCTCCGGCAAGTCCACTTAATTTCAAAAAGTCTCTTCTATTGTGTTTCATTAGAAATCTCCTTGATAAAATTTATTATTTTTTACTGTGATAACGCCATTTTTATCAAGCGAATTAATTATTCTTTTTGCTCTTATGAAATGATTTAGTCTGTAACTGCTAAAATTAGCAGAGTCTTTTTCAAAACTGTTTATCATAACTCTGCCGGAAGCATGTATATATTCATAGTTGCCAATATAAATTGCAACATGAGTAACTTTCTCTTTTTTATCACCCTTTTCTTTTTCTCCAAAAAACAATAAATCACCTGGGCGTAAATTTTCGAAGCCGTTTTCTGTATCGACCAAAGTTCCAGTGTTAACTTGTTGAGATGCATCACGTTGAAGAACGACTCCGTTTAAAAAATAAACAGTCTTGGTAAAACCGCTGCAGTCCATCCCTTTTGCTGATGTACCGCCCCATAAATACGGTATTCCTAAAAATCTTTTAGCAGTTGATATAATATTTGCTTCGGTAGGTTCAGCTTTACTTAGCCAATCATCTAATGGAAAACATTTTTCTTTTTCAATGTATGCTGTTCTGTGGTCGGGAAATTCAACATAATAAAAATCGTCTTTTTCACCTAAGTTAATCAATATATTGCCAGCTACAAGGTCAGACACATGTTCAGAATTTACATTGGGTTCTTTATATGCAAAGCCGAACTCGCTTGTAAAAATAATTTTAGGTTGCTCAATCCATTCATTAATTTCCTTTTTGTTCATTAAAATTAAACCGCCATCGTCAATCCAAGAAATATAATAGTCTGGTGTTTGGACAAGATAAAATCCATCATCTTTCTTTAGAATTTTTACGGGAGTTCCAAGTAAAGCTTGAGTTGCTAATTCAGCCGAATGTGACGGGGCAGTTCTTATATTTGCAACTGAAAGGTTAATTATTCCGTAAGTATTTTCGCCTAAGAGTTTTGAAGGCAGCAAATTTATTTTATCTTCAAACGATATATTAAGTTTATTAAGGTTGTCGATTAATTCATTTTTTGCTTCAGTTAAATTTGTTTCGCCTGAGAGAACATATACACCTCCAGAATCAGTTGCAGTTATTTCAAAAACAGCTGTTCTTTTGTCGGGTGCGTAAGTTGATTTTACTTTTTTTATAATATCATTTATAAGGGACATTTTATTTTCCTGCGTGTATAAATTGCCAAATGCTAATAATAAAATAAGAATGGTTACTTTTGATTTCATCATTTTTCACCTCTTTAGTTAGAAAGCGTTTGTTCTTTTTTACGTCCAAAATCTTCATCTAAAGGGATAAATTTAGTAATAATAAAAGCGGGAATAGTAGCTAATAAAGTCCACACGAAAAAATACTTATAGCCGATCATATCTTCAATCCAGCCGCTAACCATTCCAGGCAGCATCATACCAAGGGCCATAAAAGCAGTTGCGATTGCAAAATGAGCAGTCTTGTGGTCGCCTTCGGATATATAAATCATATACAACATATAAGCCGTAAATCCGAATCCATAACCAAATTGTTCTATTGCAACGCAAAGATTAATAAAGAAGAAAGAAGTAGTTTGGGTAAATGAGAGTATTATATAAACGCTATTAGGAACATTAATTGCTGCGACCATCCACCAAAGCCAATGTTTTAAGCCATCTCGTGCTGCTAAAAAACCGCCTAGTATTCCGCCTGCGAGCAAAGCTAACATTCCAACGGTACCATAGACAATCCCAACTTGGCTTGTCGTTAATCCTAATCCGCCTACACTTCTGTAATCAAGTAAAAAAGGTGAAGCAAGTTTAACCAATTGAGATTCGCCTAAACGGTAAACTAATAGAAAAGTTATAAAGATTGCAATATTTTTTTTCTTGAAGAACAAAACAAAAGTCTTGAAAAACTCTGAAAAAATATTTCCGTTATTAGCTGAAGCAACTGATTTGTCATTTGGCGGATAGGGTAGAATAAAGAGATGGTAAATGAAGAAAAGCATAAACAAAACACCAAGTACAGAAAAAGTTATTACCCACGATAGACGGATATTGCCAGCAGTAGCATAAAATATTGCTGCTCTGTTTGGTTCGACAGTGTTGTTAGTGTATATTAACGAGTAAGCAGGCTTGTTCCAATTAGATGAATTAAATGTGAAGTCGTTGCCCTCAATAATTGATATTCTATCATCTCCGCTTTTGTAATCAAATTTTACTTTAATATTTTTATCAGCAGGGGGTTCTTTAGATAAGTGAAAGTAGATAGCCGCAACGCTTCCATTCTTTTTACTGAATGAATTTATATCCCCCTCACTGTTAGTATAGAAGCCATTCTGGATGTTCCAATTTTTAATCAGAGATTTAATTGAATCGATGTTTTGGTTTTTATTTTGCGAAATATTCAAAAAAATTTTGTCTGTTGACGCAATTACTCTAAGTTTGCCTTCTTGAGGTTGGAATTGAGTTTGTTTCAGTTTTATATCGTTTGGCTTACTCGAATTAGCTATAGTAATTATTTCAGTTTTAACAGGGGGTAAACCAGTTGAGGTTTCGAGATAACCTACAAAAATTATTAACAGTCCTTGACCTGTAATCATAGCAATTCTATAGAAAGTACTTCTTATACCAATGAAAAAAGCCTGTTCATGTTTTTGTAAACCAAGCATGTAAAAACCATCGGCAGCAATATCATGCGTAGCAGAACTAAAAGCCATCAACCAAAAGAAAGCTAAGGTATATTTAAAGTAATTTGGTGCCGGGATACTAAGAGCAACAGCTCCAAGTGCAGCTCCAATAATGAACTGCATTAATATTATCCAAAAGCGTTTTGTTTTCAAGATATCTACAATTGGGCTCCATAACGGTTTAATGACCCACGGCAAGTAAAGCCAGCTGGTATACAAAGCAATGTCGGTATTCGACACACCCATTCTTTTATACATTATAACAGAAACAGACATTACAACAACATAAGGAATACCCTCAGCAAAATATAAGGTGGTTACCCAAGTCCATGGATTTCGGTAAGTTCTTTTTTGCTTTTTCATATATGTTTTATTTGATAAGAGAAAACAGCTTAAAAAAGTTAATTAGTTTGGGCTAAATTTTTAGCCATAATTGCTGCACCCATTGCTGGTTGATTTTCTGCTTTTACAATTTCAACTTTTTGCAGAGTTTTTTTTAACTTATCTTTAAATAGGTTTGAATAATAATTTTCTGTTGAAATAACGCTACCGGTCAAACACAATTTCATTTCTTCTTTGTTCATAATTTTTAACATTGATTTTACATGAAGAATTAGTTCATCAGACTCTTCATCCAGTACTTTTTTTGATAGTGCGTCACCCATTTGAGCAGCCTCAATTACTTTTGGTGCAAAAGATGCAATGTCAAAATTATTTCTGTAGACTTGAGTTATTAATTCTGATGCAGAAGTGATGCCAAAATCTCTACTTAACATTTCGGTAAGCAATGTTTTTCCTCCTCTGCCATCATATTCTTTAGCAACCAAG
This window harbors:
- a CDS encoding PQQ-binding-like beta-propeller repeat protein, coding for MMDSFKRFFLALILLSYYSVFCQTDTIRFAWLSDTHVGNPTGAQDLRNSVKDINSLHGIDFTIISGDITEMGTNEQLLLAKQILDSLNTKYYIIPGNHDCKWSESGATFFPKLWGNDRFVFQYKNFLFIGLHQGPIIKMGDGHWAPQDLRWLDSTLSNVPKQEKIFFVTHYPIDNSIDNWYEVLDRMKSYNIQAFLFGHGHKNATYDFEGIPGVMSRSNLRAKDSLGGYTIAEIVDDTIKFYEKTPLTSNKRYWYKIALGNHHYDKSFKLERPDFSVNERYPNVKEKWIFNSGFTNASSPAIWQNSVFTADASGKLYKLSLNDGNIQGTFEARGPIYSSPAISNNLVVFGSADSNIYCIDAETETIIWKIKTNAAVLGSPSIDNNIVYIGGSDRKFRAINLKTGEIIWSFDNLKGFVETKPLIYNNKVIFGAWDSYLYCLNKINGELLWKWEGDQKGVLYSPAACWPVAARNVVFIAAPDRKLTAINVNSGKQLWRTAKYQVRETIGISEDSTKIFIRTMRDSIIALPTKFETETVPQPLWVTNADFGYDINSAQLIEKDGVLFYGTKNGLLIALDSPTGKILWKHKIGVSVVNTITPLDKNRIVLNDIDGRTMLVECEGKR
- a CDS encoding fibronectin type III domain-containing protein is translated as MKKNLLLLLTILLAACTSVKEIQKPPKKAALPELLSDMQNLIKENKFSIKFPKGSEFTKYEIDSLNNEIIINANKEFSFQPFREDNVNEIYNSIKDFLGDEYSRYKIVVKSLGTPIEELIPNFYRKKIQRDTSRLFTKQFRPLSIVRNISKPYYPTKGLYNRNIALWASHGRYYNKKLDRWMWQRARLFQTVEDLGPTAFVIPYLIPMLENAGANVFTPRERDIQTSEVIVDNDDNSDSFVLQDTKNNKWKIGEGSAFAFGSPPYKSDYNPFEHGTHLIIRSENKITATATYIPNIPKDGEYAVYVSYHSSDKNVNDAHYTVYHAGGKTEFEVNQQIGGSTWIYLGKSKFKKGVNPSIGKVVVDNKSDTPGKLISVDAVRFGGGMGIIERNGKTSGLPKFMEGARYFLQFSGMPDTLVYNLNGDTLDYNDDYQSRGEWVNYLTGAPYGPNKDRKAKGLGIPIDLSLAFHTDAGVNQNDSTIGTLSIYSIPDFDSNKVFPDGTSRLANRDLADILQTQIVNDLREKYDSLWTRRALRDAMYSEAARPNVPSVLLELLSHQNYYDCKFQLDPRFRFDVCRAIYKAMVKFIASEYNTDYVIQPLPVTDFYTELDQDGNIKLSWRPQLDELEPTAIPKKYIVYRRIGDGGFDNGTLVDDTTYTFTDTKKNVIYSFKVTAVNEGGESFPSEVLSACSFGKDKQPVLIVNGFDRIAPPYSVESKNFTGFLNIVDPGVPDKYDLGFTGYQHNFDPSINWTSDDMPGLGASYADYESKIIAGNSFDYPFIHGKTIVANGYSFVSSSDEAVWNGYVNLSKYKFVDFIMGEEKETPWQSNYANIKYGEQFKAFPYSLQKKISEYLNSGGNIFVSGSYIGTDLFWNKGNDNKDVVFGKNYLRYKLSTDHAVRIGKVYANSDIVFPNGFEIDFNTSLNDSIYAVSAPDALGEINGSKTILRYSESDTGAGVAYKENYGVVAFGFPFETILDYKKQTEVMKYILNYLIKN
- a CDS encoding acyltransferase family protein encodes the protein METKTERLLSLDIFRGMTILGMILVNNPGSWSNVYPPLLHAKWNGCTPTDIIFPFFLFIVGVTTTFSLSKYRINGNNKEAYIRLLRRSASIFLLGLFMAGFPHFDFTTIRIPGVLQRIAVVYFFTALIFLNVKKEKIIYIIAGLLLFYWAIMTLIPVPGVGYSNLEPSTNLGAWLDRLLLGGHLWSQSKTWDPEGILSTIPAIGTALIGVLTGYWLKSDNDKTTKTVMMFFYGSILMAVGYVWDFFFPINKSLWTSSYVVYTGGLALIFLAACYWLIDVKDVKWWIKPFHIYGTNAIAVFFLSGILAVIMGMIKITESNGEVISLKSFLFKNIFLQIANPINASLLFAISYVLLWLFLMWLLYRKKIFIKL
- a CDS encoding transglutaminase family protein, which produces MKKLLFLLICYMTISVAQTKYNNINEAIRNGEFKKAEQLIDSLIYAENLSEEEIYELNFEKEKMERIRKDFTKTLPDILTYVKKYYPNVSDSDIRKWEEDGSLEYKIIDGTKYYFNRAAQNLFRINKDAKKKKKEVDGNQKDKLDVFLESYLPKVVSEANSKNFSLVKPERIKITYRLTVHSDAVPPGEVIRCWLPYPREEHARQTNIKLIQVNSDNYLIAPSKYLQRTIYIEKKAVANKPTIFEYSLEYVGKNQFTKIDVSKIKPYDTSSALYKKYTAERKPHIVFTDKIKNLSREIIGNETNKYLIAKKIYEWINDNIPWAGAREYSTIDNISDYCITNGHGDCGIKTLLFMTLARYNGIPTKWQSGWMLHPDNVNLHDWCEMYLEGYGWLPVDQSFGLKNSDNQDVKWFYFGSTDAYHFIVNDDYSDDLFPAKIYPRSETVDFQRGEVEWKAGNLYFDKWDYNMEVEYLK
- a CDS encoding dipeptide epimerase; protein product: MKHNRRDFLKLSGLAGGSLLLGGLSNDLFSKNISIIKSNKKMKLTFKPYTLQLKHVFTIAVSSRTTTPVMLTKIEYDGIAGYGEASMPPYLGESQETATKFLSKVDLSQFNDPFELEDILEYVDSIEEKNTAAKASVDIALHDLVGKLLGKPWHKIWGYDKKKTPYISFTIGIDKPDVVRQKVKEAEEYKILKVKLGGDNDKEMIETIRSVTDKPIITDVNQGWHDKQFALDMIHWLNERNVKLIEQPLPKEQVDDMAWLTEHSPIPTFGDESVQRLPNVIKAHGVYSGINIKLMKCTGLREAHKMLDLAKSLGMKVMLGCMTETSCAISAASQLSPEVHWADLDGNLLISNDPFEGTKIVNGKIVLNEEPGIGLSKVPKEF